The Patescibacteria group bacterium genome segment TTCGGCGACAGCAATAGGATGCGTGATATACAGATCACCTGATGCGCGCATTTGCCCCGCATGCGAACTTACCGAGAGATCAAATGCTTTTTTAATAAGAGCTTGCTCCGTCGCCGTAAAGCGAGTCAGGGTGCTAGCAAATTGATCCCATGTTTTATGCATATATTATTCGTCGTCTTGCTCTTGTTCTTTGTCGTCATCTTTTTTTGCTTCCTCGCCCTCAGTATCAGGATTGCCTGGGCGCTTCCAGGTAGCGTACTTGCAAGTAGGATAGCGTGAGCATCCGTAGAAAAGGCGACGCTGGCGTGTTTTACGCTCTACCATATCACCCTCATTGCATTCAGGGCATTTGATGCCCATTGATTTTGGTGGGAGTGTTTTTGTTGTTTTGCAGTCAGGAAAGCCCGAGCAGGCGATGAATCTGCCAAAGCGGCCATGACGGATGATCATGGGTTTGCCGCACTTGGGGCAATCCTCGCCCGCGGGCTCGGTCATCTCGCGTTTTTCTACGGTTTCATATTTTTCTTCCAAGTGCTTGGCAAACGGTTCATAAAATTCTTTGATGATTGGCATCCATTCTTTTTCGCCCTCTGCGATTTCATCAAACTTTTCTTCCATCTCGGCGGTAAAGGCGAGATCAACTATTTCGGGGAAGTGTTCTACGATTAGGTCGTTGACAATGAGACCTACCTCTGATGGTTGATGACGCCGCTGCGGATCACGCACCACATATCCGCGTTCGATGATTGTTGAGATGGTTGGCGCGTAGGTCGACGGTCGGCCAATACCATTTTTTTCAAGTATTTTGACGAGCGTTGCGTCAGAAAAGCGCGCAGGCGGTTCGGTAAAGTGTTGCGTAGGATCGATCGATTCGAGTGATACGATTTGGTTTTCTTTGACATCGGGCAATTCGAGTTCTTCTGATTTTGTTTTCCATACTTTCAAGAAACCATCAAAAGAAATAATTTGACCTGATGTGCGAAATTTGGTGCCCAACTCTTGTTTGTCGGCGACGACGATCGTCGAGACATCAAAGATGGCGTTGGGCATTTGTGAGGCGACGAATCTTCGCCAGATAAGCTCATAGAGTTTCGCTTGTTTGGGTTCAAGGTGAGGCGCTACTGATTCGGGTGTGCGCGACACATCACTCGGACGAATAGCTTCGTGCGCCTCCTGCGCGCCCTTTGATTTTGTTTTGTACACACGCGCGGTTTCCATAGCGTACTCGGCGCCAAGCTCGCGGGTTAGATATTCACAAGCGGCTATTTGCGATGAGACCGAAAGATTGGTCGAGTCGGTACGCATGTAGGTGATAAGACCTACCGAACCTTCTGCCACCTCGATACCTTCGTAGAGCTGTTGGGCGAGCATCATCGTTTGCTTTGCGCTAAAGCGTAGGCGGCGCGATGCTTCTTGTTGGAGCGTACTCGTTGTAAAAGGAGCTGCGGGCGCGCGCGATGATCGCTTTTTCTCGACCGATTCAATGAGCCATTCTCTATCCGCCAGTTTTTTCTCAAGAGTTTTTGCCTTGTCTTCTGACGAAATATCAAACTTTTCAAGCGGTTTTCCATTTACTGAGACAAGTTCTGCTACAAATTGCGCGCGCGATGGCGTAAAAAATGATCCACCAATAGTCCAGTATTCTTGTTTAATAAATGCTTCGCGTTCTCGTTCGCGCTCGACAATGAGGCGTAACGCCACTGACTGTACGCGTCCAGCTGATAGTCCGCGCATCACTTTTTTCCACAAAAAGGGCGAGAGCTTGTATCCTACAAGGCGGTCAAGGACGCGTCGCGCTTGTTGAGCGTCGACAAGATGAAGGTCGAGCGGACGCGGATGCAAGAGCGCCTCTTCAATAGCGGTCTTGGTGATCTCATGAAATACGATGCGCTCAGGTACCTCGATATTGAGGGCGGCAGCAAGGTGCCATGCGATTGCTTCTCCCTCACGGTCCTCGTCAGTCGCCAGGATAATACGACTCGCTTTTTTTGCCGCCGCTTTGAGTATTTTAACCGCGGGACTTTTTTTGCGCGGGATGATGTACTTGGGTGCAAAATCTCCATCGACATTGATACCGAGCGATGAGCTTGGTAGATCACGGATATGGCCAAAGCTCGATTCAACGATATACGCAGAACTCAAAAAACGCGAGATTGTTTTCGCTTTGGTCGGTGACTCGACAATGACGAGTGTTTTGAGTTTTTTAGCCCTCGGTTTTGATTTTGTTTTTGTTGCCATAATTATATAAGTTTACGCCACACTCCTCCTGTCTGTTTAATCATACCCTCAATCTCGAGCGATGCAGTATCCGCGAGAACTATTTGGGGCGTGAGACGCGTGCGCCCGATGATCTGATCGGTCGAGAGTTCTTCGGCAAGACTCTCGAGAATCGCGCGCTCAGATGGAGATCGATTGGCGGAATCCAGAGGTGCCTCCGATGTCTCGATGCCCAACGCTTCAAAAATACTCTCGATGCTCACGATGGGCGTCGCTCCTTCTTTTAAAAGTGAGTTTGTCCCGCGCGAAAGTGGGCTTGTCATCTGCCCGGGTAGGGCGAGTACATCGCGTCCATATTCGAGAGCATAGCGTGCCGTGATAAGTGCGCCCGACTTCTCGCCAGCCTCGGTTACAATGACTGCTTTCGCGATGCCCGCAATAATACGGTTTCTTTGCGGAAATGTCCAGAGTTCGGGTTTTTGGTTAGGTTCGTACTCAGATATGACCGCGCCATTTTTTGTAGCAATCTCGCGTGAAAGACCGATGTTGTCTTTAGGATATATTACTTTTTCAGAAAGCCCTGACCCGAGTACCGCGATTGTCGGTGTGCCCGCATCAAGCGCTGCGCGATGCGCGATAGTATCAACACCTCGAGCCATGCCTGACGCAATCACAATGCCACGGCGCGCGAGTGCGCGGGCAATTTCTTCGGTCATATCTTTGCCGTAGCGGGTGGGGTTTCTACTGCCCACGATTGCCACAATGAGTGTGTCGGACGAGGGGAGCGATCCTTTTATATGGAGCGCTGCGGGTATCGCCTTTGCGGGTAATTCGCGTAGGAGCGCAGGCCAACTTTGGTGCGAAGAGGTGATGCTATATATAGAAGGCTCCATAGTTTTGAGAGTATGCGAAGAGATTCGCGGTCGTCAATGGATAACTTGACAAAATAGAATAAAATGATATACTTTTTCAAAGTTTCAGTACTCCAGAAACGCGCGAAAGCGCCACAACATAGAGGAGGGTATCATGTCCGAAGGACAGTTGAATAACGACGCTCGAGAAGGCGCATACGCGAGCATCTCGCATGAGGCGCACGAACTCGGTTTCGAGGAAACGATTCGTCAGCGCACCGAAGCGCTCTCGGGAGGTGCGGCGATCGGCGCCGAGGATCTCGAGATTGTGCGGCGCGTGGCACACTTCATGTACGGATTGTTCACGCCATACGCCCGTCAGAACACGAGCATCAGCAGCTACTACAAGATGTACGCGGCGGCGTTCGATATCCACGACAGGCTTCCTGCTGGCGCAATCGACGGCGGAAAGGAAGTAGCCGCGAACCTTGTCGAGCGCGCTCGAGGCGCGGGCATGATCATCCCCAACGCCAAGGGCGTGCTCATCTGGCAGGGTCGTCACTACGGGCCGGCCTCTGGCGATGAGTTCATCATGGGGGTGTTCTCTGGGCTGGTGGAAGTCACCAAGCTCTACCCGGACCAGATCAAGGTTTCGCCCGAGCAGAGAGCGCTGCCAGCGAAGAAGTCCAAGCTTCCATCGTTGCAAGACGAGGGTCCCTTCCATGCTTTCATCGACGGCAAGTCGGGTACCTACTGGCTTGACTGGCGGCACGAGGGCCGGCGCTACATGGCCGAGCTCACGGTCACCGACAAGGGTGTGACTGCACGCGTTGGCGGCGACTTGCGTGGTGAGGGGTTCGACATTGCCAATCCCACGCCGCTGGGAAAAATGGGCGGATGGCTCTTCAATGTTTTGTGCTCGCTTGCGCGAGTCAAGCACGGAGGGGTACCCAAGCAGCTTCGGTAGCAATACCCGCACACACGCGGGTGGCCATAGGGAGGAAACTCCCTATGGCCTTTTTCATTTCACGCACATAAAGCCTTATTTGACATTTTAAGTATTTTATGATAATATATTTTTTGTAAAGTTCTTGCTATTACTTCGTTAACCAAGGTCATTCTTGGTCTTTCTATTAACAAGCACACAGAGCGCCCAAGAGGCGCGAAAGGCAGGGTAACACTTTGAGAAAAGCAGCAGCAAAGAAGGTTTCGGAGCCCGTTCTGTTCGAAGATTCGCTCGATATTCACCTCAAAAGGGGCGGTCGTCGACTCGTACTGGAGGCCGACGGCTTCATACCCGAACGGTTTCATCTCGAGGAGGGCACTGAGTGCTATGTGGATATGCATGTGCGTGTCCACGGCGACGCTCAGATCCTCCCGTTCATGGTGGGGGGCAGCAAGGGTATCGATCTCAAGCACGAGGCAGCTAGCGATCGCCACGAGGTGGAGGCTGGGCGGTGGTACAGACTTCGCATTCAGATCAAGCTGACCAATTCGCCGCCCGACAGTGGTAGGATTGCGGGCATTCCTCACACGGAGTACCCCAGCAACGCCATGCGATTCGTTGAGTGGCGCGACGGGAAGCTGATTTTCTACAGCGCCTCGCTCGTGAGTCAGCACGGTCAGTTCTTCCTGATCGTGCAAGAGCAGTATGATGTGCACTGCTACGATGCCAAGGGTGTTGTGCGGTGCCCGTACTTCGAGGCGCGAGACCATCAGTGGGATCAGCTCCTCGCAGTTTTGCCCGACATGTTCGGGGCCCTCGGTGTCACACTGCCGCCGTATCTGGGACAACAGGCCGAGCCCGATTTCATCTTCAATGGTCTCGCCTCCGGTACGGCTGGCGTTGATCATTGGGATGCCGCCAACGGTATCGGTGGGCTCACGCTTGCCGATGGCCGTAAGGCTCGGGTGCACTGGACGAGTATCACGCGGTCAAGTCGGCTCGTGTACCTCGCCCCCGGCGAGATCGTACGGGTCGGCAGGACTGTCAAGCCCGAACTTACCAAGGACAGGCCGACGAAGTATAACGATGAGGCAAAGGATGTCGTCGTCATCGATGACGAGGTCCGCGCCGCATAAACGGGGGGTGCCGCAGCACCCCAAATGCTCCACCAAGGCGACCCTTGGTGGAGCATTTTCATTTTCAGAAATTTTGCGTATACTAACTATTATGATGAAGTTTACTGCAAAACATATTTTATACGGTTTTCTTATTTTGTTTTTTCTGGCGACCTTCTATTCGGCGGTTTCTGATTCGTTTCAGGAGTCAAAAGATTTGGCACTCTCTGAACTCGTAGGCAAGGTGAATGCAGGCGAAGTTGAGGAAATCATTGTCGAGGGTAGCGTGCTTGATATCAAACTCCGTGACGGCTCACGCTTTGCTTCCAAAAAAGAAGAGGGCTCGTCACTCACCGATACACTAATCAACTACGGCGTACCGGCAGCCCAACTCTCGACATTCAAACATACAGAAAAAGATCCTTCAGGTCTTTCGTTTTGGGCGAGCGCGCTGTTGCCTACTATTATCTCACTCGCGTTTATCATCGGGTTTATTTGGTTTATGTCACGCCAAGTACAGCGATCGAGTGTGCAGTCGATGAGCTTTGGTCAGTCACGCGCGCGTATTATCGCGCCTGACAATGAACGCAATCGCGTAACCTTCAAAGATGTCGCAGGCGTCGACGAAGCTAAAGAAGAACTTCGTGAGATTGTTGATTTTCTCAAGCATCCCAAAAAGTTTCTTGATATCGGCGCGCGTATTCCACGGGGTGTCCTTTTGATGGGTGCGCCCGGTACGGGCAAAACGCTCCTTGCCAAAGCCGTTGCCGGTGAGGCGGGCGTGCCGTTTTTCCAGTTGTCAGGGTCAGAATTCGTAGAAATGTTTGTAGGTGTGGGCGCGTCGCGTGTGCGCGATCTATTTAAGATGGCAAAAAAAGCTTCTCCCGCGATTATTTTTATTGATGAAGTCGATGCGATCGGTCGTCACCGTGGTGCAGGTATGGGTGGCGGACACGACGAGCGCGAACAGACACTCAATCAGATTTTAGTAGAGATGGATGGTTTTGATACCTCCGATCAGGTGATTGTGATGGCGGCGACCAATCGTCCTGATATCTTGGACCCCGCGCTGTTGCGTCCGGGCCGTTTTGACCGCCGCGTTGTTGTCGATCTTCCTGATATCAAACAGCGTGAAGCTATTTTGATGATTCACTCAAAATCAAAACCACTTGCTAAAGATGTGCGTCTCAAGAATATTGCCGAGCGCACCCCAGGCTTTTCGGGTGCTGATTTGGAAAACTTGGTAAATGAGGCGGCGATTTTGGCGGCGCGTGCTGGCAAGCGTGAGATCAATGAGCTCGATATCCTCAAATCGATTGACAAGGTTATTTTGGGACCCGAGCGCAAAGGACATATCATCAACAAAGAAGAAAAGAAAATCTCCGCGTATCATGAGGCAGGCCATGCGCTTGTTGCCGCGTCACTTCCCAACGCCGATCCGGTGCACAAGGTCTCCGTCATATCGCGCGGCCGTGCGCTCGGTTACACACTCAAGCTTCCTGCGTTTGATAGACATTTGTATTCGCGCGCACATTTCTTAGATGAGATAGCGGTAGCGCTTGGTGGGTATGCGGCTGAAAATTTTATTTTCGGCGATCTCACTACGGGCGCGTCAGACGATCTTCGTAAGGCAAGTGCTATCGCGCGTGATATTGTACAGCGCTACGGCATGTCAAAAACCTTGGGGCCGATTACTTTTGGCGAGGACAATCAGTTGGTATTTTTAGGTAAGGAGATAGGTGCTGAGAAAAATTATTCTGAATCAACCGCGCAGAAAATTGACCACGAGGTAAGCACGATCATGAAGGGCGCGCTTGCTAAAGCACAAAAGATTTTGCGTGATCGCAAATCAAAGCTCGAAGAGATAGCCCGTGTGCTCATCGAGAAAGAAACAATCGAGCGCGACGAGTTTGCGCGAATTGTAGGAACAGCATAAGATGAACCTGTTCTTGCGAGTGTAGCTCAACTGGTTAGAGCACCGAGCTTATACCTCGGCGGTTCCTGGTTCGAGTCCAGGCACTCGCACAGTAAATAAATGGAAGTTACTCATATAGATACCGCGGAGGCACGATCGCTGCTTTTTGATCTTACGCGCAGGTATGGCCGAACGCCCGAGCACAACGCTGATTGGTTTTTGTCTGTCGCAAAGGGCGAAGTGCGACCGCCACTTTTGAT includes the following:
- the topA gene encoding type I DNA topoisomerase — its product is MATKTKSKPRAKKLKTLVIVESPTKAKTISRFLSSAYIVESSFGHIRDLPSSSLGINVDGDFAPKYIIPRKKSPAVKILKAAAKKASRIILATDEDREGEAIAWHLAAALNIEVPERIVFHEITKTAIEEALLHPRPLDLHLVDAQQARRVLDRLVGYKLSPFLWKKVMRGLSAGRVQSVALRLIVEREREREAFIKQEYWTIGGSFFTPSRAQFVAELVSVNGKPLEKFDISSEDKAKTLEKKLADREWLIESVEKKRSSRAPAAPFTTSTLQQEASRRLRFSAKQTMMLAQQLYEGIEVAEGSVGLITYMRTDSTNLSVSSQIAACEYLTRELGAEYAMETARVYKTKSKGAQEAHEAIRPSDVSRTPESVAPHLEPKQAKLYELIWRRFVASQMPNAIFDVSTIVVADKQELGTKFRTSGQIISFDGFLKVWKTKSEELELPDVKENQIVSLESIDPTQHFTEPPARFSDATLVKILEKNGIGRPSTYAPTISTIIERGYVVRDPQRRHQPSEVGLIVNDLIVEHFPEIVDLAFTAEMEEKFDEIAEGEKEWMPIIKEFYEPFAKHLEEKYETVEKREMTEPAGEDCPKCGKPMIIRHGRFGRFIACSGFPDCKTTKTLPPKSMGIKCPECNEGDMVERKTRQRRLFYGCSRYPTCKYATWKRPGNPDTEGEEAKKDDDKEQEQDDE
- the ftsH gene encoding ATP-dependent zinc metalloprotease FtsH, with translation MMKFTAKHILYGFLILFFLATFYSAVSDSFQESKDLALSELVGKVNAGEVEEIIVEGSVLDIKLRDGSRFASKKEEGSSLTDTLINYGVPAAQLSTFKHTEKDPSGLSFWASALLPTIISLAFIIGFIWFMSRQVQRSSVQSMSFGQSRARIIAPDNERNRVTFKDVAGVDEAKEELREIVDFLKHPKKFLDIGARIPRGVLLMGAPGTGKTLLAKAVAGEAGVPFFQLSGSEFVEMFVGVGASRVRDLFKMAKKASPAIIFIDEVDAIGRHRGAGMGGGHDEREQTLNQILVEMDGFDTSDQVIVMAATNRPDILDPALLRPGRFDRRVVVDLPDIKQREAILMIHSKSKPLAKDVRLKNIAERTPGFSGADLENLVNEAAILAARAGKREINELDILKSIDKVILGPERKGHIINKEEKKISAYHEAGHALVAASLPNADPVHKVSVISRGRALGYTLKLPAFDRHLYSRAHFLDEIAVALGGYAAENFIFGDLTTGASDDLRKASAIARDIVQRYGMSKTLGPITFGEDNQLVFLGKEIGAEKNYSESTAQKIDHEVSTIMKGALAKAQKILRDRKSKLEEIARVLIEKETIERDEFARIVGTA
- the dprA gene encoding DNA-processing protein DprA, which produces MEPSIYSITSSHQSWPALLRELPAKAIPAALHIKGSLPSSDTLIVAIVGSRNPTRYGKDMTEEIARALARRGIVIASGMARGVDTIAHRAALDAGTPTIAVLGSGLSEKVIYPKDNIGLSREIATKNGAVISEYEPNQKPELWTFPQRNRIIAGIAKAVIVTEAGEKSGALITARYALEYGRDVLALPGQMTSPLSRGTNSLLKEGATPIVSIESIFEALGIETSEAPLDSANRSPSERAILESLAEELSTDQIIGRTRLTPQIVLADTASLEIEGMIKQTGGVWRKLI